Proteins from a single region of Gossypium arboreum isolate Shixiya-1 chromosome 1, ASM2569848v2, whole genome shotgun sequence:
- the LOC108459726 gene encoding uncharacterized protein LOC108459726 produces MADWGPVLVATVLFVLLCPGLLFQIPGKNKVVEFGNMQTSGASVLVHAIIYFGLITIFCLAIGVHIYASQ; encoded by the coding sequence ATGGCAGATTGGGGTCCTGTTTTAGTAGCGACGGTGCTGTTCGTATTACTGTGTCCTGGTCTGTTGTTTCAGATACCTGGTAAGAACAAGGTTGTCGAGTTCGGGAACATGCAAACCAGTGGAGCTTCGGTTCTCGTTCACGCTATTATCTACTTTGGTCTTATTACCATCTTCTGTCTCGCCATTGGTGTTCATATCTATGCTTCCCAATAA